From Triticum aestivum cultivar Chinese Spring chromosome 7B, IWGSC CS RefSeq v2.1, whole genome shotgun sequence:
ccactaattaatatatatgattccttactatgattaggtagctagttctacgttttccactaatatatccatctgtcatgtttgaataataattgccatgttgtaaatatttgtagaaactatggacaccgcccaagacaaagcaaaagaagcgttgttgagggacataatcgcagaaggaagtgatgtcgtctcgttgtttctcaacgacaccgatggtctagaaggagagggtgaagaagctggctacggtgacctaatgccggtgcaagaagaagaacatgaggacggctccggtgacccaatgccggtgcaagaaggagaccgtgatgacggctccggtgaccgaaccgagtccggccaggtatatatattagttaagcctgtgctgactagctgattgatgcattcattgttttggtatgtacacatattaattaagtctttgttcttttttatagccctccggatcgagcacaacttcggtaaagagacgaggcccgaagaaaaagttgagctcggatgaaaagtttgagatcatagcaatcgcgcccgacggccaaccgattgaacccatccgaacaaagaacgcatttgttgctcagtgcggggttctggttagggacaagatcccgataagcatccagcaatggtttaagccggctacagaagaccctgaggtgtcttatgtcaatgatatgcagaaaaatgatctttggactgagctgaagtcaaatttcaccctaccgccagaggataatccagagaacccagttaaagagcaattaatcaagtcttttgctcttaagaggatggaagaactattcaggaggtggaagaaagagctgaataagtttgtcgaaaataatgagacactaGAATTCAAGGGcggatatgagaagatcagagatcactggcccgcatttgtggcccacaagacatcggaaaagagtaagaagatgtcggcgacaaacaagcaaaatgctgcgaagaagaagcttcaccatcgcacggggtcaggtggctacctcgtagcccggcctaagtgggccaagactgagaatgatctggttgataaagcgatcgaccagagacaattaactggccagaccgttgctggacttggttcttcggggctggtggaaccttggaccctgtaacagggaagtgcatttggacgaacgatcaaatggacataccagtcaggaagcttaaacagtatatcaaagcagcgcagcaagggacgttctttccagacagagagaatgacgagctcacaatggccctcgggaatcctgagcaccctggacggacacgaggcacgccaggctccattccgtggaaggttgggtttccggacgcaggcggttacaaatcccatgagaggaggaaaaaagtgcagcagacccaaatgcaggcgctgcaagcaagggtagacgcgatagaggaacgagaagcaaatcgcagcaaacgtactgccgaagcttcccccgaagctaccccgccatctcagcgcagaagcagcgtggcttccaccgagctatttcagctggagcatgccttgacggctcctgccagctatcccgtggatgctatcatgaaGTCTCAAAATTgtcaccttatgacgcaatggatgaatttgaaggtcaaggcggctgttggctctatttatcctactgaacccggcgcaacttttcactgccggccgatttcagaaggatatgctagggtgatggtggatgaaataacggacggatttgatgacctccagcttgaccacgctaccggtgaaggggagactcggctggggtctgctctgaagactccatgcctatggcggaaggagctcatcaaccttccgaactggacgcctccgcctcctcctcctcctccggcgagtcagggcactccgcctcctccaccgcctcctcctccggcgagtgacgatcagggccctcggtcggctccttctccggcgcgtggcggcactccgcctgcgccggcgcgcccgagcagccagcctcctccttctccgcctcgtcagcaagggcggaagagacccgccgtcgCTCCGGTAGCTGCTCCGGCGcgttgtagtccttctcctccgcctcgtaagcaagtaaagaagacaaccgctccgtctgctcggccggcgtctagcagtacaaccagaggcgggaggacatacaaattcggtccttctctgaagagtccacagaagttaccatacgagaggaccccggaggagaacgcgaagatcacgtgaaccgaagtggatgactggtttcaagggttgaaagcaaagagacatccacctccggaggagaaggtagatccggtgaaagtgaagtgcactctggctgccctggcaaaaccacccaagtctccgccgaaaggcaactatgagcgcattattgcaaagacatgggccgaagcggagcggtcgggaagtacagtcagtgatcaaaggctgaaagaacgacgagcagctgggaaacaaattgcccagctcggcgaacaagcgaagcaatcgtgccccccgctcaaggtgcctagcgacatcatcgatccgaggatggtgcccggttatgacaatgttgacgattacctgcccgacgatgtatattatgatcccatggaggtgcagatacacagatacgagtacgggaagcctctcgtcaaagatgaaaaatctttaacaacgatgatgcgaagattacatgattggtacttgaaaatctgcagagagtctggggggaggagtactttgtatgcgagagttaaaccggagcatgacctcgttggaattgaactattgcctattccatttgaggagttctatcagtttttcaatcaattggccctcgataaaacaacgatcacctgctactgtctgtaagtactactacttctattattaagtctctctatatagctcatctctttcattgcatgtatttataattattctcactatattatgcagattgaagatcgccgaattgaagaaaagacaaatcggtgatattgggttcgttaacacatatctcatagatgcaactgaggttgaacatcgtcccAAAGATACCGAGGTCAACTTGCTACGattattcaaaaaaaatgaaaacaaagatataatactctttccttacaacttcaagtgagtgttactgtcttgtgcatattcggtttcccttatatattagtccaggttatagtaatgtaattgatgagttatgcatgcatgtgcagtttccactatattctcctagagattaggcttgagcagggagtagtaaccgtcttggactctaaacgaaaagatccccaggagtatgcagacatgactgaaatcctcaagaagtaagttaaatcgatcattatccaccatatcaacaactttgttcatttcctgatatcaagtaattgttttctttgtccggcagggtttggagaaaattcaccagaaaagttccgggactgccaaaggagctggaatttagacacccgaaagtaagtactatagtagcatgttccgcgcatctcctagtgattcaagcgctagtttcatcaataccatttagcattcttgcttatcagtttgattgacctctatttcttgtaaagtggttgtggcaggaacaagggaatgatttctgtggatactacgtctgcgagtccatccgccacacgacctgtgagcggggcgggtactctgacgaacaatatgaagtacgtaaataacaacattcacaattttattttattaccatcatttgtgttgagtttcattcattcatatatatatgtattgacccccttcttcaaattagatgtttcggaagcgggatgaactcctagcaccagctcgcatgcgagcaattcaagaggaattggcggcattctttcttgaccacgtgatcgctgaagacggagaatactatatggaccatgagtccgtatgattatatttgtaagagataattattgtatatatgtagccggtagtgtcggatagatatacgagaacttgttgttcgaccaatctctcggagaaggagaggtggtcgatatcacttctctctgtatgcatatatgttcatgacgatcttctgtttccttcgtttgcttactagctagctagcgtgtctagtcctctctatacgtatgtatagtacgtagcgtcgaccaagcacggacataagagaggacacttctctttattaattatagctagctaacacaatatatgaaacacctaaattaaccccccaaaacccccaaacacccccccccccttcaaaaaaaaaacaaaaaccccaaccacagaaatgctgacgcgtggatgcatattggtcccgattggtgccaccaaccgggaccaaagggtctcctgcctgggctccgcgcacaggccacgtggaggcccatctgtctcggttctggattgaaccgggactaaagggacagggcattagtaccgaccctttagtcccggttccagaaccgggacaaaaggcccttacgaaccgggacaacaggccctttttctaccagtgtttgGTTGGGTTGATTCTTTGTGTTTACATGGGGTCGACCGCAAGATCATCTAGGGGTTGAGACCTCGGGCTCTACTAGAATAATGTGCCTATCGAGGGGTCCCTGTCAGGTGTTATATAGGTGGATGATCCAAGGTTACAAATCTCGAGTCGGTCGAGGAGTTGTCCTAAGCTACGTTTGGTAGCTAACCAGGTCGGCTGATACATGTCGTATACATGTGGATTCCTAGCCTAATATGTGAAGGAGTCCTTGTCTTGCCCTCCAAGGTGGTGATGCACTCCGGATTGTCGATAGAAATCGAGTACAGGCTTGGGCCGCTCTACTGTCGTTGGGCCTCTTNNNNNNNNNNNNNNNNNNNNNNNNNNNNNNNNNNNNNNNNNNNNNNNNNNNNNNNNNNNNNNNNNNNNNNNNNNNNNNNNNNNNNNNNNNNNNNNNNNNNNNNNNNNNNNNNNNNNNAGGGGGCATGGCACCGTCAAGGGGAGGTGGAGAGAACAAGGAGGGATAGAGCCAAGTGAAGTAACCTCGCGGGTGAGGGAGAGTCGAGCGAGGGATCTCTTATCTTCATATTATCTATAGGCTACTAGCAGTATTTTCTTAGAAGAGTTAGGGTTTGAGGACGAAGAACAACAGTCGGTGTAGGAAATCCCTCGTCTCTGGTTACCATCTTGGAGCTGAGTGAGGGAGGGGGGCCTCGGATACTTAAGTGTTTCGTGGTCGGCGGAGGAGTCTTTCTGGTGAGATGGTCTCATAGTGCTTTTGTGAATGAAATTATTCCAATTCTTTCTCATGAAGCCAGAAAAGACTTGGAGCAGATTATTCCGATCAGATGAGTTTATGTTATTGTGTCATGTTGCTTTTATTAATTAGTTTTATTCTATGTGGAGTTGAAATGTTCCCTCGCTACTATGGTGAAAGATCTTGTGGTTCGACTGTTGGTGGATCATCCCCAGCCCAAGTTCCTTCATTGCTCACGACTTGTCATCTTTTTAGATGAAGGGCTTAAGGGGCTAACAGAAACCATGAACTTGTCAAATTAGAGCCTCTTTACTTGGCAGTATTTCATCTTGCAAAGATTGATACCACTAGGAAGATGTCTCCGAGAGATTTCATCGTAATTCATAGTTATGCGAGTTGGTTTGTAGCATGGTTTTCAATTTTGAAAAGAAAACAATTTCAGAcgtcaccaaaatatgcaaaattttgaaGCAGATCTCAGATTACTTTGGGGTTGTGAGTTTCTCCAGTATtcactaaataaaataaaaaaataagagtacttGTAATCTCTGGCTCAAAATTTCAGGGTTCCAAATATTTGAGACCCACCAAAATATGAAATTCCAACCCTGGTTTGTAGTTTGTTGGAGCTTGAACCCAAAGGCATTGTTGTACATGTAACAGTTGTGATTATGAATAAAGTTATGgatgttttgtaaaaaaaaatgtATTTTCTGTGTCCTCAGTTTGAGAGAGATGGAGGAGACAAGAATAGTAGTAGCAGGTGGATGGACCAAAAAATGGCATTCCTGCATCCGTCCGTCTTTCTTGGCTGCCTGCCTCACTGACTGCCTTCCTTCCTCAACAAACCACAATCTCTACCGGTTAATTAAGATCCTGGTAATTAATTACATGCACTCGTTAATTCCCACTCCTCTCCTCTCCTGTAATCGATCGATTCATTCAGTCGTCCTTGTTAATTTCATTCATTTCATTTTGATTATGCATCATGCGTGCGTTCCCCCGTAGGATTGGAGATCATTTCATTCATTCCTGATCATTCTTCTTCTGCTGTTATTGTCTTGATGATGCATGCAGATCCACCATGTTCATGTTGTGAGCTCATCGGGTGCGCCGGCGGTCGACCTGCGGTGGTGCCGGTGCCATGGACGAGGAGGAGATTGAGGGGGTGCCGGCCTTCTTCCACCGCCACcctctcctcctctgcttcctcctcttcctcgccttCACCTACGCCTTGGTCTACCCCGTCTTCGCCTtcatcctcgccgccgcccccgtcctcgtcctcaccgccctcctcctcggcctcgtcctcctccacaGCGTGCCCCAGGACCACGACCCACATGTCTACAACAAGATCAGCCACCGCCCACCTCAAGTCCAACCAAGCACCACAGGCGCCATCACCACACATCACCACCGACCCTCCCACGAATCCagcgactcctcctcctccgtcgacGAAAATGACCACCACCCACCCACCGTGTCCAACGCCACCTCGCACGCCTCCTTCCCCGACACCGCCGCCAACAGCGAATCAGAATCAACCGACTCTGACCACGAAGAAAGGCAGCACAACCACCAGCGCTCCGAGAAAAAGGACGCGGTGCGGGCCGTCGCGTGGACGGCTGATGACGCCAAGAGCATCGAGAACATCGGCTCGCTCGAGCTCGAGATGAACGCCACCGTCGAGAAGCTCATGTCCAGgcgccgcgcccgcggccaccagcgacctctccaccaccaccaccagcagcagcacgtCATGGAGCTTGACGACCCGTCCAAGCTCAGCATCGCCACCAGGAAGAGGAACCCCTTCGACCTCGACGGGCCCTACGACGAAGACGACAACTTCCCCGACTCCGCACCCTCCATGCTCGGCCTACGCCCCTCGCGCAACCCCTTCTTCGATGATATGGACGACGATCTCCAGCACCAAGCACCACCGGAGCCGTCGTCCATCCCAGGGGCCCCGGCAGCGCAGAAGAATGCCATGCTGTTCCGACGGCATGAGAGCTTCACCGTGGGTGCGCCGTACGTGAGCGACTTCCGGCCATCCCGCTTCAGGCCCTACTTCGTCACCGAGAAGATGCAGGGCCAGCCGGTGACGGTTCCCGAGGCCAGCCGCGAGAGCAGCTCCTCGTCCACGTCTTCCTCCTCTGCGGGTGCCACTGCTTATGCCTATGCCTATGCCTATGCCTACGCCTCCGCCAACAAAGAAGAAGAGGCAGCAGCAGAACAAGAAGAAGCTTTGGCAGCAGTAGAAGCAGAAGCAGCAACAATGTTGGAGGAGGTGAAGCCTACCGTTGAGTACAGCAGCAGGTCTCATGAGGTGGCGGCGGTGGACGTGGAGCTCATCAGCGACTCTTCCGACGACGACATGACACTGCCTGGTGGTGGCCATGCCCATAAAGGGCAGCATGTACaggcacagcagcagcagcaggaggaggaggaggtggctgagcaGGAGCAGCAAATGACGatggagcaggagcaggagcagcgaaTGAAGCAGGAGCAGCGAATGAAGCAGCAGTTGGCTGAGCAGGAGCAGCGGATGAAGCAGGCGGCTGAGCAAGAGCAGCAAATGAAGATGGAGCAGGAGCAGCAAATGAAGCTGCAGCAGGAGCAGCAGATGAAGCTGCAGCAGGAGCAGCAGATGAAGGAGCAGCGAATGAAGCAGCAGTTGGCTGAGCAGGAGCAGCAAATGAAGCAGGCGGCTGAGCAAGAGCGGCAAATGaaaatgcagcagcagcagcagttggcGTTATCAGACGATGACGAGGGGGATTCGTTTGAGGTGGAGAGCATCACGAAACaagtagcagcggcggcggcgggcaaaaCCAAGCAGCTTGAGACAGATCCTGCATACGACTACAGCCCGTCAAAGACGGAGAAGGCAGCATTTGCCCAGTtacctcctccggcgccgccaaaTAAGCTGCAGACGATGCGGAGAGTGTTCTCAGAAGAAGACGCGGACGAGCCATGGGCAGCGCCGAGCGGACTGGAGGAGACAGCTGAGGATGAGGGCAGGGAGCAAGACCCTCCTCTTTCTGCTCCTGCTGCTGGTGCTGCCCCTCCTCTTTCTGCGGCCGCCAAGAAAGCTATCGGCAAGTCCACCAAGTACAAGCCGCCATCCAAGAAGGCAGTCTTAGGCTTCTTCCGCAAGTGACAACACATGCGTCttgtcttcttctcttcttctctgtAGTAGACAACACATGCATGCCTCCTATACTCGATCTCTCAGGACCTCAATGTAAAAAAAACCCAAGGAAGAAAGCAAATACGTACCTTTTACTGATTCTTGCCTGCAGGCTCTGTACATTATTATGTAGGAAGATATTCCTTACTTCATCATATCGTAACGAATCTTTATGCTTTGGCAATGCACCACCACGCGAATTATTCCATCCATATGTATGTACTCACTCAGATTCCTTGTCTGACCACCAAGCAACCGAGAAATGCCCACCGACGCTACTATATCCATGACACCTCGTTCCCCTATGCCTTGCCCATCTTTCCCTTCTGCATTCATCAAACACCCAGACGCCATGAATTCTGCCCTCACACTTGTCTCCTTCTACTGATTCTTGCCTGCAGAGGGAGTAGCAGGGATTCTCAAAATTTCCGTATAATATTAATACCGTGTTTCTATATTTCCATCCATCTCTTGGAGATTATATTTCTTTTAGATGTAATAACTAAATGTTTTCACCCATGGCACGCTGCAGGAAAGTTGATATCTTCAACGACTCACCTGTGAAACAAGGAAACCGGGCATTGGTAGGCATAATTTATTCTGCTGCTGCATCCAACTATATTTCTTAGTCTGACTACCTCTAGCTAATTCCAATCCCTGCAGGACATACTTCATTCCGTTGCCTATTCGTTTCGACAAAAACCCAGAATCAGCTGAAAGTATGTGCTTCATATATAAATTCAACTTTTTAGTACAGTAATAAACTAGAACCACTTAAAACCCAGCTAAGCATCGATGCACACATGCAGGAATTCTACAGGACGCAGCAGGGCTTGGGTCCTTTGTCAAGCTTTATGAACTCTGCGTGGAGCATATCGCACGTCTTTTCAGATTTGTGGCGGGTGGATTGATTACGGGACTCCTCATTTTGTATAGCATATGCAAGGAGTTGATGTAAGGAGGCAATACAATACAACAGGAAATCCCACATTTTCAGAAGAATAGCAGCAGTTCTCAAAGATACCCTGTAATGCTGGTTTATTTCATC
This genomic window contains:
- the LOC123163083 gene encoding RNA polymerase II degradation factor 1, which translates into the protein MDEEEIEGVPAFFHRHPLLLCFLLFLAFTYALVYPVFAFILAAAPVLVLTALLLGLVLLHSVPQDHDPHVYNKISHRPPQVQPSTTGAITTHHHRPSHESSDSSSSVDENDHHPPTVSNATSHASFPDTAANSESESTDSDHEERQHNHQRSEKKDAVRAVAWTADDAKSIENIGSLELEMNATVEKLMSRRRARGHQRPLHHHHQQQHVMELDDPSKLSIATRKRNPFDLDGPYDEDDNFPDSAPSMLGLRPSRNPFFDDMDDDLQHQAPPEPSSIPGAPAAQKNAMLFRRHESFTVGAPYVSDFRPSRFRPYFVTEKMQGQPVTVPEASRESSSSSTSSSSAGATAYAYAYAYAYASANKEEEAAAEQEEALAAVEAEAATMLEEVKPTVEYSSRSHEVAAVDVELISDSSDDDMTLPGGGHAHKGQHVQAQQQQQEEEEVAEQEQQMTMEQEQEQRMKQEQRMKQQLAEQEQRMKQQQMKLQQEQQMKEQRMKQQLAEQEQQMKQAAEQERQMKMQQQQQLALSDDDEGDSFEVESITKQVAAAAAGKTKQLETDPAYDYSPSKTEKAAFAQLPPPAPPNKLQTMRRVFSEEDADEPWAAPSGLEETAEDEGREQDPPLSAPAAGAAPPLSAAAKKAIGKSTKYKPPSKKAVLGFFRK